The following nucleotide sequence is from Vibrio sp. VB16.
AACAACAATTTAATCACACACTGTTTCCAACTGAATAATCAAACCCTTGAAGACTCCCCTTTCATTTTGCGTTTTCATCAATGCCGACTATAGTTGCTGTCTACAATCGCTCGCCGTCATTAAGCCTAATCCTAGGTGCCCACGTTTAATAAATATTTTGGACAAATCTCTCCCCTTAGACATAAATTTAAGTGAAGAATTCAATAAAAATTATAAAGGCCAGTAGTTAAAAAAACTAAGTGCCGAAAAAGCTGCAATTCCATGGTTTAGATTATTCGAAAATGTTTGAGGGACGAATACCCAATATTTTCTACATAGGATATGTCAGATGAAAATTTCAATATTAGCAACCACTATAGTCACAACGTTGGTCTCCGGATCTTCTTTGGCAGCAACGGTATACGAAAGCGATACTAACGAGTTAATGATAGGGGGGCGTGCAGAAGCCCGGTTTAACATTTCAGACAACAACAAAACAGCATCTTCTAGCACCTTCGACGATAAATCACGCGCTCGTATTAACGTCGTTGGTAGAACCCAAATAAGCGAGTCATTAGAAGGGTTTGGTAAATACGAAGCAGAATTTGATACTAGCGATTCAAGTACCATTAATAATCGTTATGTTTTTGCCGGAATAGGTTCGACCGCAGGCGACTTTTCTTATGGTAAGCAAGACTCTGCACAAGTAATGTTGACCGACATTACCGATACTATGGCCACATTTGGTGCCGACGCCGCGGACCTTACTGATGGAAACAAAGACAAGCGCGAAGCCAACTTCTTATACGCGGGTCATTTTGCCGATTTCACATTAAAAGCCAATTACTTAGCGGCTCAAAAAGCAGATGATAGCGATGAGAGCTTCGGTGTTGCAGGCATCTATTCACTAGAGTCCATTGATCTAGGTGCCGGTTTCGTTTCTACGGATGACGATTATCAAATCAACTTCGTAGGTAACCTAACGATTGTTGATTTTACATTTGGTGCATTTTTGGCTTTTGGCGAGGCAGCCGATGATGATGCCACTGCATTCGAAATGTCGGCAATGTACACAATGGGAAAAATGGTATTTATAGGCGTATACAATAAAAGCGAATTCGATGCAGCTAGTAAAAAATCAAGTGAAGCTGATAACATCGCAATTGAGGGTGTATACAAATTCAACGCTAATTTAAGAACCTACGCAGGATACAAATTTGAGCAGATGGACAACCTAGACAACCAACTACAAGCTGGCATCCGTTACGATTTCTAATCCGTAACAACAAGGGGATTGTAGTTAGATCCAATAATAAGTTTGGTCCTAACTGCATCGTCCCCTACTACAAACCAAATGCAGATATATTGAGCGAATAATAAAATTGAATTTATATTAATACTTTATTGATATGATCAGTATTTTCGGCTCAATGAAATTTTTTTTACTTTGCCCCTTTCTTATCTAATAGGCAAGATTAGTGAAGGAAAATAATTGTATGGTACAGCCGGTAAAAATTACGTTATATCGTTGGGGTGGGAAATGGGGGCCATTCAGTGTCAAGATCCCCTGTGGCGAATGCACCTTAACCAAAGATATACTTAGCGATACGTTTGCAAATGAGCTGAAAGATGTGCCGGTAGAACTAGAAGTAAAAGACTGGCTTTCTCATTGGTGGGAACCACTTAAACTAGGGGCATGGCATGCGCCGATACTTGTTGTAGAGGGAAAAGTCATCAGCCAAGGTGAAGCCCTTAACCGTGGTGTGCTCGTTCAATCAGTAATAAATCAGTGGAGTCAACGCGACGAACTGAAAGGAAATATTGTATTTGGAAAAGCAACGTGCCCATACTGCGTGAAAGCAAAACAGATGCTCGATGACGCTGAAATCGAATACAATTATTTTGATGTTGTCAAAGACAGTGCAGCACTTTACCGAATGATTCCCGAAGTTAAAGCGATCATTGGGGCAAAAACGCCAGTCACCGTGCCTCAGATATGGCTAGATAGCCAATATGTCGGTGGAGCAGATCGTTTAGAAGCAGCATTAGACGAAACAAAACTCTAATGTTATAAGTAACTCTGTTTGGTTTTTGGATAAAGATAGATGCCCCTAAGTACTAATGTGAGGGGCACTTTTTATTTAATCATTCGTTTAATCAACGCTTTAATGCGAGATTTTCTTTTAGGTTCCGACTTACCGTAAATCGCTTCTTCTACCATCTGCTTAGCGATAATTTGACTCAAATATGCCGCGCCTAGATCATGTCCCATTGTATATTCCTCTATTGGTTTAAAAATGTAATTAACTTACTTTATAGTGTGATACTAATCACATTAATGGCAAATTGCAAGAATTTGATCTAATTTTTGGTAATTTAATTACATAAAGCTATTTACTGGTCGCTATATTATTCGCCTATCTCACAGAGGTGAGTGTATAGTTGACACATTACATCAGATAGGTAGACATTTATGACAAAGACAGTATCTCTTGTCCTAGGTAGCGGTGGAGCAAGAGGATTAACTCATATAGGCGTCATTCATTGGTTAATAGAAAATAATTACAAAATTCAATCTATAGCTGGGTGTTCTGCTGGTGCACTTATTGGTGGGATATACGCGGCAGGAAAGCTTGACCCATTCGTAGAGTGGGTAACGGCTATCGACAAAGTATCAATGGCAAAACTGCTCGATATTTCCTGGCAATCCAGTGGCCTGTTTAAAGGTGACCGAATTATTAATACACTGGTCGAACTTATCGGTGATACCCAAATTGAAGATCTTGATATCAAGTTTACTGCGATCGCTGCAAATGTACGTGAAGAAAAAGAAGTATGGTTGAACTCTGGTCCTCTTTTTGATGCGATAAGAGCTTCTATTTCTCTACCACTTTTTTTTACACCGTTTGAGATAGATGGAGAATCGTTGATAGATGGTGGCGTACTTAATCCTGTACCAATCGCGCCGACATTTGGAGACAAAACCGACTTAACCTTAGCAGTTAATCTAGGCGGTGACATAATTAAACTGCCGGAAAATGTCGAGGTTATTCCTAGCCAAGGCAAGGGGTCTATCCAACAAAAAATAAGCCACTATGTCGACAAATTACAGGATTCCGTCATTGGTTCAATTAATATCAATTTCGAGGCCTACGACATTGCAAACCAAGCCTTTGACGCAATGCAAAGCACTATTGCACGACAAAAACTAGCGGCCTACCCACCGGATAAAACAATAGAAATCCCTCAAAACATCTGTGGAACATTTGAATTTGATCGCGCAGAAGAGATGATTCAGTACGGTTATGATGCTGCGAAAAAGGCGTTTAGTGAGAACTAGACCTAATATTCGTCGATTGAAAGGTCTTATAACGGACAATCACCCAAGTCTCAATGAGTAGGATAATACTTAATAACACTTGCAACTCGACTCGCTCCAACAGGAAAACAATTGTCGTCACGATAGACATCCAACTGTAGAGCAGAATTTTCTTCTTTTCAGTTACTGTTAGGCCCTGCTTACGTTTAATTCGAGTAACAGTGGGGCCAAGGTACCTGTTATTTTGTAACCAAATCTGAAAGCGAGGTGAACTCTTACTAAAGCAGACCATAGCAAGCAGAATAAACGGTACGGTAGGAAGGATGGGAAGAAATACCCCCAAAAACCCGAGCCCAGTCGCCAACCATCCAATAAAAATCAAACACCACTTTTTCAAATTGATAAACCGATTAAGAGAAACACCTCCATTTTATTACGAATAGTTCCCATTAACAATTGATTAGTTCAGACAATGTAAAAATAAGAATGTAGAAAATGGGTTTACCCTAATTAAGTACGCTTTTCTTCTAAACGGCATATCATTAGTAGGTATCCGATTAACTCTAAAAAAAACCTATCCGAATTGGATAGGTGGAATAAGAGGTCCTAAATAATCACATCGCCAATGAGGCAAAGGTATTATTAATAGATATTGCTATCGATTTAATAGCATCGCCTGTTATATTTTAATTTTTTATGTTGACTCATAGTCGTCAGACAGAGTTTATACACGTGTGCA
It contains:
- a CDS encoding porin, translated to MKISILATTIVTTLVSGSSLAATVYESDTNELMIGGRAEARFNISDNNKTASSSTFDDKSRARINVVGRTQISESLEGFGKYEAEFDTSDSSTINNRYVFAGIGSTAGDFSYGKQDSAQVMLTDITDTMATFGADAADLTDGNKDKREANFLYAGHFADFTLKANYLAAQKADDSDESFGVAGIYSLESIDLGAGFVSTDDDYQINFVGNLTIVDFTFGAFLAFGEAADDDATAFEMSAMYTMGKMVFIGVYNKSEFDAASKKSSEADNIAIEGVYKFNANLRTYAGYKFEQMDNLDNQLQAGIRYDF
- a CDS encoding glutaredoxin family protein — translated: MVQPVKITLYRWGGKWGPFSVKIPCGECTLTKDILSDTFANELKDVPVELEVKDWLSHWWEPLKLGAWHAPILVVEGKVISQGEALNRGVLVQSVINQWSQRDELKGNIVFGKATCPYCVKAKQMLDDAEIEYNYFDVVKDSAALYRMIPEVKAIIGAKTPVTVPQIWLDSQYVGGADRLEAALDETKL
- a CDS encoding YbaN family protein; the protein is MKKWCLIFIGWLATGLGFLGVFLPILPTVPFILLAMVCFSKSSPRFQIWLQNNRYLGPTVTRIKRKQGLTVTEKKKILLYSWMSIVTTIVFLLERVELQVLLSIILLIETWVIVRYKTFQSTNIRSSSH
- a CDS encoding patatin-like phospholipase family protein; the protein is MTKTVSLVLGSGGARGLTHIGVIHWLIENNYKIQSIAGCSAGALIGGIYAAGKLDPFVEWVTAIDKVSMAKLLDISWQSSGLFKGDRIINTLVELIGDTQIEDLDIKFTAIAANVREEKEVWLNSGPLFDAIRASISLPLFFTPFEIDGESLIDGGVLNPVPIAPTFGDKTDLTLAVNLGGDIIKLPENVEVIPSQGKGSIQQKISHYVDKLQDSVIGSININFEAYDIANQAFDAMQSTIARQKLAAYPPDKTIEIPQNICGTFEFDRAEEMIQYGYDAAKKAFSEN